The following DNA comes from Hordeum vulgare subsp. vulgare chromosome 3H, MorexV3_pseudomolecules_assembly, whole genome shotgun sequence.
ATTCCATACTTGACAATTCAATAGGACTATCCATGACACATGTAAGTTTGACCGTTTCATCCAAATCAGCATGCATAATTTTTGAGATGAATCATTGTGTTGCTATCATTTCTTGAAAAAATGCATACTCTCCCAGGATGATATTTTGCCAAAAACCATGTTTTATATGGTAACACCTATGCAAGATCTGGTCGCATTTTTCTGCCATGTTTGCCGATTTCTTACAGCCAAAATAATTTTACAGATGTAATTCCTGTTTTTATTCTTGAAGACGTACATATATAATACGAGAGGGACTAACCGACTAAGAAGCAAACAGTCTGCAAGAATGTTAGGTTGTTTTATGCTGACCCTTGAACGATTCAACGGACAGATCATGTCCCTGTCTGCTATTCCCTACCACTCCTCCACTCTAGATGTCAGTCTGTCACAGCCACATGACACCTATCACAAGTTTGCAATTGAGAGACTGGTTAAAGCTAACGGGTGCACATAAATCATAACACACAGATGGCAGTGGTGAGTACCCCTTCGGCTCCCTCCTGCCTCACCTTCTCCTCCCCGTTGCCACCGTGTGGCCAGCCGCAACTCCGGTTAGAGATCGCGTACGAAGCTCGATCAGGGCGAGAAGGTGCCCACCGTGTATATAAATCTCAGTCAGGGGAGAAGGTGCCCACCTTCTCTTTGTGCCACGATCAATCAAACAGTATCGCCTACAGCTGAAAGTCCCTTGCCTGCACCCCCGGCTAAGGTAACACCTACGACACCAAGTGCTCTGCATCTTTTAAGGTCCGTTTGATATATTTAAGCCATTAAATGCGTTTCTAAGCACTTCATAAATATAATTCAAATCTAAAGTTCATGAAAAAGTTGGCGAAATTGATATGAGAAATACCAATTGCAAATTATGTAGGCCTTACCCAAGAAATTGATTTGAAAAATACCAACCTCTATCAGCTTTAGCATGCCCCAAACCAAAGGTACTTCTTGCAAACTGATCTTCACTCAACATCACTGCTGACAAAGATGTGCAACTTGGGAAAACAAAAACCAGTATACCActattttatactccctccgtcccaaaataagtgtcttaagcttaatagagctagtataaagttgagacacttattttgggacggagggagtatgatataATTATATTAGAAGTCTATAAGTATGTTTACTTTTCTTTACTAAATGGAAGCAGAAGAGTTGCCTCATTCTGTAACTAAAGAGTTGAGATACATTAACAAGTAGCAAACCTTTTCCAAAAATAATTAACAAGTAGCAACAAAAAAATCACAGGCTCTGAGAAACACAAGGAAAAAAAATTCAACTCTCCCCGGATGATATTTTACCAAGAAGAATGCTTTTATATGATAACACCTATGCAAGATCTGATCGCATTAACTGTCGTGTTTGCATAGCTCTTAGAGTCAAAATCATGAAACAACGCATTATCTGGATGTAactcttcttttttatttcctgaAAACATATAGATATAATCCCTATCATTCTTCCAGGCTGTTAGCTGTCAGTCTACTGTCATAGCCACAGGAGCCCTATCTCCAGTTTGCAATTGAGACTCTGCTTCAAGTTAACGAGTGCAATCAGAAATCATATCACAAAGGAACAAATGGCAGTGGTGAGTGCCACTTCggctctccacctcctgcctctcctcctcctcctcctccccgttgCCACCATCGCGAACAGTACATCCGTGGGCATTATCATTGATACGAATGCAAGCAGATCGCCTACAGCTAAAAGACCCATGCCCGCACCCCCGGCCAAGGTAACACCTACGGCCCCAAGTGATCCACCTGCATCCCCGGCCACGGTAACACCTATGACCCCAAGTACTCTGCCAGCACCTATTGGGACAACAAGCATGAAAGAGAAACCCTTCACTGTAAGAAGAGATGTTGCAATTTTAGCTCCTGTAGGTGGCTTCATGTTGCTAGGTTTTTACAAACATATTTTTTCACAAAACAACAGACAAAAAAACTGTGCCTCtcttgaaagaaaataaaaacggGTTTTTCGTTTCTGAAAGGCACGACCGCGAAGCAAACctgtgcctctcgcggaaacaAAATCATGCCTTTTacgaaagaaaaaacaaaaataaaatcacCTTTTTATTTTCGAGAGGCATGACCGTGCCATTCGCAAAAGTTAATCCGTACCTCTAGCAGAAGCAAAACCGTTCGAATCAcgaaagagaaagaaaacagaaaacatgttttttttttcGTTTCCGAGGCATGGTCGTGCCTCTTGCGAAAGCAAATCCATGCCTATCGCGAAACTAAACTATAACTTTcgcggaaaaaggaaaaaaacaaaaaacatgtttttattttatttttgggaggGTCCTCTCATGCCAAAAAAAAACCGTGCTTTTGGACACGTTTTATTTtgtgcaaaagctaaaaaaagggcaaaaaacaaaacacaaaaagaaatccACCTAAAAAGTCAAAAAACGTGTgcgataaaataaaaaataaaaaatcaaagggAACACTCAGAGAATGGCACGTGACGATGACTAAGAACACAACACGTAGGAATGATCGTTAAAACGCTTATGCTAGCCAATTAGTTGCTCTCCAGGCGACCAATATATTGACAAGCGAGGCTCTTCAACAGCGCTCGCACGAGCATTCCAGGCTGCAGCCCAACTTGGTACCTTGCTCCGCTAGACTGCTTCGCTCGCTCGCCTGGATTACTGTACTAAAATAAGTGTTGTTTGTTTTCAGGAAAAACATAGCCTTTGGTTTTTGTACATTAAAAAAtcgtaaattcatttttttcacgGATTTAAACAAAGTTCACAATTTTCTTAAAAAAATTGCGAATTTGAAAAGATGTACACGAAATTGAATTTTTGTCACAAATATCAGAATcgttcatgattttgaaaaaaaacatgAATTGTAAGAAGGTTCAGGGATTTGAGAAAACATTAATGAATTTCAGAAAAGTTCTTAATTTTTTTTCAGatttgactaatagcatagaaaactggctatgtttgaaaaaagttcatgcatttgaatacaattcataatttttttaaaaaataaaaggaaaatcagAATGGAAAAATAAAATTCGAACAAAAAACCGGAAGAACAAACAAAAATATATGAACCGAAAACTAGTCGAAATCTTCTAGAAGCTTCCGCAAATGCATCACATAGCGTTTTCTGGATTGGATTGTGGGAAGAAGAAAGGTTTTCTAGATTGAGCGTGAAAAAACTGAAGTAACCAGTTTGTATGAACACATATTTGGGAGCTCCacattcacacacacacaaaatattTGCGAGCTCCACAGTAGTGCTTATGGAGTCCCTCGAAAATGCTGGCACTCGCGTGAAAGTTCTCATGGGCTGTGGCCCATAAAGCAATTCACTCTGGCTGTCGGGACCACCTCACTTgcctaaaaaaaaaaaaacttgcctCGCCAAACCGCCAACCACCTCCGTCGATCCGACTGGTTCAAAGAAAAAGCCAAACATTCATTCGTTCAGTAGAAAAACCGACTTCTGAATTTTATTGGATAAATAAATCCATACGTTCAAAAAAATAATCATGGATTTACTTGAGAAATTCCCACACTTGCAAAAAATGTGCTCGCAATTAAGTAGTTGTGGTGAGTTAGACATGGATGCATACGCTTGACGGGGCATGTCTGTCAGTCAAGGAGGCCTCCGGCTGCTTGGACTGCTTCCAGGGAGCTGCCGACTGGTGTCAACTTCAGCTTGTCTCCACCACCAAAGTGCTTCTTCCTTGcccgttcaaaaaaaaaaaaagtgctTCTTCCTTGATCTGCTGCCTCCATATATATTCCACATCAGAATGCCACATCAAAACATAAAGCAGATcaggaatgagcaaagatgagcaATCTGGCAAGTCTCCAACATAAAAAAAGAAGTTGATATGCAATCTCTGAGGACGACATTTACCGAACAGAGCGTTTTACTAATGTAAGATTTCCTCGGATGTACATTTCTTACCGACAAAATCACCAAACAACACATTATACAGATGtattctttttataatcattacaCGGACGCACTGTACAAATGTATGTAATCCTTTTTACAATTTGGATTCGGAAGGGACTAACAAGTCCTGCAAAAGTCTGGTCCTACCAAACGGTTGTCACTGTGCAGCATGTTGAAGAGGCTAGCTGTTGTATGCTGACCGTGGAACGGAATAATTCAACGGTGTCTCTGTTATCCCCACTCTTCCACTCCGTTAGCTGTCACACTATAGATCATGAGCCCTATTGCAAGTTTGCAACCTAGACCGTCTCTGATTCTCcagttctcttcctcttcctcttccaggCATTGATGGGCGCCGCTTCCGCTCTCTTCCTCTTCGTCCTCGTTATCACGGGCGAGGCCGCCACACTAGGAATCACCAACCAATGCTCCTACACCGTGTGGCCGGCCGTCGTGCTGGGAGGTGGCCGGCAGCTCGATCCAGGGGAGGCATGGGTGCTGGACGTCCCCGCCGGCAACACATCCGGCCGCGTCTGGGCACGGACGGGCTGCACGTTCCATGGCGAAGGTAACGTGTCGTCGTGCCAAACTGGTGACTGCGGCGGCTTGCTCGCCTGCACAGCCTATGGCCGGCCGCCCAGCACGCTCGGTGAGTTCGCGTTTGGCGGCCTCAACGCCGTGGATTCCTTCGACATCTCCTTCATGGACGGCTTCAACGTGCCCATGGACTTCCTGCCGGTGCCGGTTCAGGTTCAAGGAAGGGCAGGGTGCGTCAAGGGGCCGCGCTGTCCAGCCAACATCACATCGCAGTGCCCAACAGAGCTGAAGGCTCCGGGGGGTTGTAACAGTGCATGCAGGGTGTTGAAGCAGGACAAATACTGCTGTACCGGGAGCGCGGCACACAATTGCAGCACCACCAACTACTCGGTCTTCTTTAAGAAGATGTGCCCAGATGCCTACAGCTACCCCAAGGATGATCCCAGCAGCACTTTCAGTTGCCCGACGGGCACCAACTACCAGGTCGTCTTTTGTCCCCTGATGAATCAAGCAATGTCGCCTCCAGCTGAAAGTCCCGTGGCTCTGCCTGCGCCTATTGGGCCAACAAGCATGAAACCAAAATCCTCCACTGTAACAAGAGTTGTGACAATTCTAGCTCCTGTAGGCAGCTTCATTTTGCttaccgtcgtcttcctcctcgcctacTTTATATGTAAGCGGAGAACACATAGACAAcatgagatggaggaggaggaagagtttgGGGAGCTACAAGGAACACCAATCAGGTTCACATATCAACAGCTAAAAGCAGCAACCGAGCAATTTGCAGACAAGCTAGGGGAAGGAGGATTTGGGTCTGTTTTCAAGGGAAAATTTGGGGATGAAATGATTGCAGTAAAACGTTTGGATCGAGCTGGTCAGGGCAAAAGAGAATTTTCTGCAGAGGTTCAGACAATTGGCAGGATTCATCATATTAATCTGGTGAGTTTGATTGGTTTCTGTGCAGAGAAATCCTATAGGCTCCTGGTGTATGAGTATATGCACAAAGGATCCTTGGATAGATGGATCTATTGTCGACATGACAACGATGCTCCTCCTTTGGATTGGAGCATCCGGTGCAAAATTATCACTCACATAGCTAAGGGTCTCTCTTATCTTCACGAGGAGTGCACAAAACGGATTGCTCATTTGGATGTCAAACCACAAAACATCCTCTTAGATGATGAATTCAATGCTAAACTTTCTGATTTTGGACTATGCAAGCTCATTGATAGGGATATGAGCCAGGTGGTTACTAGAATGAGAGGCACACCTGGATATTTAGCTCCTGAATGGTTAACATCGCAAATCACAGAAAAGGCTGACGTCTACAGCTTTGGTGTTGTGGTCATGGAAGTCATCAGCGGAAGAAAGAACCTCGACACTTCCCGGTCAGAAGAGAGCATCCATCTTATTACCCTATTGGAGGAAAAGGTTAAAAACGACCACTTGGTAGATTTGATTGACAGGAACAGCAACGACATGCAAGCACATAAGCAGGATGCAATTCAGATGATGAAGCTCGCGATGTGGTGTTTGCAGATTGATTGCCAAAGAAGGCCTAAAATGTCTGAGGTGGTCAAGGTCTTGGAAGGTGCCATGAGTGCAGACAACAATATTGATCATAACTTTGTTGTTGCTAGGAATGTGATCTCCTCAGTTCCACCTCTATCTTCACATGTATCGGGGCCCAACTGAAATGAGGCAATTCTGGAAAGATAGGCAATTAGATAATGGGCAGGACAGGAGATTTTCTTATGTAAATCAAAAGCCATGATATGTTGTATTTTTTGTCAGATTACTACAACCTGAAGCCGCTCAGCTTTAACTAATTCCGTTGTAATTTCTTTGTCCAGTTACCTCTGTTTCGGGTTACTTTAGAAACTTGAAATTAATAGCATGTCCAAAAATGTTACTGaagaaagcagataaatgcacagAATTGAAGTGGTTTTAAGTTCTACAAAATTTGCACTGCTATTTTTTTTTTACGAAGTTAGGTGATGTACTTAAAGTTTGTAAGCATAAGAAGATGTCACGGTTTCCTCAATGAAAAAGATTTCAAGGATGGCTTAAATCTTTCGAATTAG
Coding sequences within:
- the LOC123439150 gene encoding PR5-like receptor kinase; this encodes MGAASALFLFVLVITGEAATLGITNQCSYTVWPAVVLGGGRQLDPGEAWVLDVPAGNTSGRVWARTGCTFHGEGNVSSCQTGDCGGLLACTAYGRPPSTLGEFAFGGLNAVDSFDISFMDGFNVPMDFLPVPVQVQGRAGCVKGPRCPANITSQCPTELKAPGGCNSACRVLKQDKYCCTGSAAHNCSTTNYSVFFKKMCPDAYSYPKDDPSSTFSCPTGTNYQVVFCPLMNQAMSPPAESPVALPAPIGPTSMKPKSSTVTRVVTILAPVGSFILLTVVFLLAYFICKRRTHRQHEMEEEEEFGELQGTPIRFTYQQLKAATEQFADKLGEGGFGSVFKGKFGDEMIAVKRLDRAGQGKREFSAEVQTIGRIHHINLVSLIGFCAEKSYRLLVYEYMHKGSLDRWIYCRHDNDAPPLDWSIRCKIITHIAKGLSYLHEECTKRIAHLDVKPQNILLDDEFNAKLSDFGLCKLIDRDMSQVVTRMRGTPGYLAPEWLTSQITEKADVYSFGVVVMEVISGRKNLDTSRSEESIHLITLLEEKVKNDHLVDLIDRNSNDMQAHKQDAIQMMKLAMWCLQIDCQRRPKMSEVVKVLEGAMSADNNIDHNFVVARNVISSVPPLSSHVSGPN